In the genome of Photobacterium sp. TY1-4, one region contains:
- a CDS encoding YeaH/YhbH family protein translates to MGHFIDRRLNGKNKSTVNRQRFLRRHKQQIKESIADAVNKRSITDVESGEDITIPSRDIREPSFHQGRGGQREVVHPGNDQFSPGDRIERPQGGAGQGGAGEGQASPDGEGQDEFVFQISKDEYLDLLFEDLELPNLEKNQLNKIVEWKTFRSGFKSTGVPANIAIIKSLQNSLARRTAMTAAKRRQLRELEQALDHLMTTEPAQPLEEDRVKKEILVLREKISRVPFIDTFDLRYKNYERRPQPTSQAVMFCLMDVSGSMDQATKDMAKRFYILLYLFLNRTYKNVDVVFIRHHTQAKEVDEHEFFYSQETGGTIVSSALRLMDEIIKKRYSPAEWNIYAAQASDGDNWADDSPGCRELLDKHILPLSRYYAYIEITRRAHQTLWREYEALQAGHGNFAMQNIRSVEDIFPVFRELFKKQVS, encoded by the coding sequence ATGGGGCACTTTATCGACCGAAGGCTCAACGGTAAGAACAAAAGCACAGTGAACCGCCAACGTTTCCTGCGCCGCCATAAACAGCAAATCAAAGAGTCGATTGCTGATGCGGTCAACAAGCGCTCGATCACTGATGTGGAAAGCGGGGAAGATATTACCATTCCTTCCCGGGATATCCGCGAGCCCAGCTTTCACCAAGGACGGGGTGGACAACGGGAAGTTGTCCACCCGGGGAATGACCAGTTCAGTCCCGGCGATCGTATTGAGCGCCCCCAAGGCGGGGCGGGTCAAGGCGGGGCCGGTGAAGGACAGGCCAGTCCCGACGGTGAAGGACAGGATGAGTTTGTGTTTCAAATCTCCAAAGACGAATACCTGGATCTGCTGTTTGAAGATCTGGAGTTGCCGAATTTGGAGAAAAACCAGCTCAATAAAATTGTGGAGTGGAAAACTTTCCGCTCCGGGTTCAAATCGACCGGTGTTCCGGCCAATATTGCCATTATCAAATCACTTCAGAACTCGTTGGCCCGGCGTACGGCGATGACCGCCGCCAAGCGACGCCAGTTACGGGAGCTGGAGCAAGCGCTTGACCACCTGATGACCACCGAGCCGGCGCAGCCGCTTGAAGAAGATCGGGTGAAAAAAGAAATCCTGGTATTGCGCGAGAAAATCAGTCGTGTGCCGTTCATCGATACCTTCGATTTACGGTACAAAAACTACGAGCGCCGGCCGCAACCAACCAGCCAGGCAGTAATGTTTTGTCTGATGGACGTCTCCGGCTCAATGGATCAGGCCACCAAAGATATGGCCAAACGCTTTTATATTTTGTTGTACCTGTTCCTCAACCGGACCTATAAAAACGTGGACGTGGTGTTTATTCGTCACCACACCCAGGCCAAAGAGGTTGATGAGCATGAGTTCTTCTACTCGCAGGAAACCGGGGGCACCATTGTTTCCAGCGCCTTGCGACTGATGGACGAGATCATCAAGAAACGCTATTCACCGGCTGAGTGGAACATCTATGCCGCGCAGGCCTCAGACGGCGATAACTGGGCTGATGATTCTCCGGGTTGCCGTGAGCTGCTGGACAAGCATATTCTGCCGCTCAGCCGCTACTACGCCTACATCGAGATCACCCGCCGGGCGCATCAGACCCTGTGGCGGGAGTACGAAGCCCTGCAGGCCGGCCATGGCAACTTTGCGATGCAGAACATAAGGAGTGTGGAAGACATCTTCCCGGTATTCCGGGAGCTATTTAAAAAGCAAGTTAGTTAG
- a CDS encoding SpoVR family protein, translating to MVTTTKSKTLSDGPDWTFDLLEQYHTEIKRVADFYRLDAYPNQIEIITAEQMMDAYSSIGMPINYHHWSFGKRFIETERGYKHGQMGLAYEIVINSDPCIAYLMEENTITMQALVMAHACYGHNSFFKGNYLFKAWTDASSIIDYLLFARKYITECEEKYGVDDVEKLLDSCHALMNYGVDRYKRPQKISLVEEKARQKAREDYLQTQVNALWRTIPVHEEKENKTEEYRFPEEPQENILYFIEKHAPLLEPWQRELVRIVRKISQYFYPQKQTQVMNEGWATFWHYTILNHLYDEGLVTDRFIIEFLHSHTNVVAQPDYNSPYYSGINPYALGFAMFQDIRRICENPTEEDKYWFPDIAGSGWLETVHFAMENFKDESFISQYLSPKVMRDFKFFAVEDDDRHNYVEVSAIHNEEGYRAIREKLSSQYNLSNNEPNIQVWNVALKGDRSLTLRYVPHNRIPLADSHAEVLKHLYRLWGFDVVLEEELPDGRTQILSTCPNRSSQYSADI from the coding sequence ATGGTTACAACCACTAAGTCAAAAACACTCAGTGACGGTCCGGATTGGACGTTTGACCTGCTTGAGCAGTATCACACGGAAATTAAACGCGTCGCCGATTTTTATCGTCTCGACGCTTATCCAAACCAAATCGAGATCATCACTGCCGAGCAAATGATGGATGCCTATTCCAGTATCGGGATGCCCATCAACTACCATCACTGGTCTTTCGGTAAACGCTTTATTGAAACCGAGCGCGGATACAAGCACGGCCAAATGGGTCTGGCCTATGAGATTGTGATCAACTCCGACCCCTGTATCGCTTACCTGATGGAAGAAAATACCATCACCATGCAGGCATTGGTCATGGCCCATGCCTGCTATGGCCATAACTCGTTTTTCAAAGGCAACTACCTGTTTAAAGCCTGGACCGATGCCAGCTCCATCATTGATTACCTGCTGTTTGCCCGCAAATACATCACCGAGTGCGAGGAAAAGTACGGGGTGGATGATGTCGAGAAGCTGCTGGACTCCTGCCACGCCCTGATGAACTACGGGGTCGACCGCTACAAACGACCGCAAAAAATCTCACTGGTTGAGGAGAAAGCCCGCCAGAAAGCCCGTGAAGATTATTTGCAGACCCAGGTAAATGCGCTGTGGCGCACGATTCCGGTTCATGAAGAGAAAGAAAACAAAACGGAAGAGTACCGCTTCCCGGAAGAGCCGCAGGAAAATATCCTGTACTTTATTGAAAAGCACGCTCCGTTACTGGAGCCCTGGCAGCGGGAGCTGGTCCGGATCGTGCGGAAGATCAGCCAGTACTTCTATCCGCAGAAACAAACCCAGGTGATGAACGAAGGCTGGGCTACCTTCTGGCACTACACCATTCTCAACCACCTGTACGATGAGGGCCTGGTCACCGATCGCTTCATCATTGAGTTTTTACACAGCCACACCAATGTGGTGGCGCAACCGGACTATAACAGCCCCTACTACAGCGGCATCAACCCGTATGCGCTGGGCTTTGCCATGTTCCAGGATATTCGCCGGATCTGCGAAAACCCAACGGAGGAAGATAAATACTGGTTCCCGGATATTGCCGGCTCCGGCTGGCTGGAGACCGTGCACTTTGCGATGGAGAACTTCAAGGACGAGAGCTTTATCAGCCAGTACCTGTCGCCGAAAGTGATGCGGGACTTTAAGTTTTTCGCGGTCGAAGATGATGATCGACACAACTATGTCGAAGTCAGCGCGATCCATAATGAGGAAGGCTACCGGGCTATTCGGGAAAAATTGTCATCTCAGTACAACCTGAGCAACAACGAACCCAATATCCAGGTGTGGAATGTGGCACTGAAGGGGGATCGCTCCCTGACGTTGCGCTATGTGCCGCACAATCGGATCCCGCTGGCCGACAGCCATGCAGAAGTGCTCAAGCATTTATACCGCTTGTGGGGATTTGATGTGGTCCTGGAGGAAGAATTGCCGGACGGCAGAACCCAGATCCTCAGTACCTGCCCGAACCGCAGCAGCCAGTACAGCGCCGATATCTGA
- the fadR gene encoding fatty acid metabolism transcriptional regulator FadR, producing the protein MVIKADSPATFAEKYIIESIWNNHFPQGSILPAERELSELIGVTRTTLREVLQRLARDGWLTIQHGKPTRVNNYMDTSGLSILDTLITLDGQDVQGVLEDLLSARTDISSVYMRYAVKGNREEASQLLDKVINACESLLAVDSFAAYAEASEEQEQLMQEVKKITDKYGKEQPELCEAICRARAFNYYDYRMFQGMAAKSGNTLYVLTINGLRKIYTRVGGYYFMSKEACELALAFYRDMKALCDNNQPELVGERIKKYGRESGAIWYSNRLEIARYLVEEEQ; encoded by the coding sequence ATGGTTATAAAGGCGGATAGCCCAGCAACGTTTGCTGAGAAATATATCATTGAAAGTATCTGGAATAATCACTTCCCGCAAGGTTCCATTTTACCGGCAGAGCGTGAATTGTCGGAGTTGATCGGTGTCACGCGGACCACGCTGCGTGAGGTGCTGCAACGCCTCGCCCGTGATGGTTGGCTGACTATTCAGCACGGGAAACCAACCCGTGTGAATAACTATATGGATACTTCGGGCCTGAGCATTCTGGATACCCTGATCACGTTGGATGGTCAGGATGTGCAGGGCGTTTTGGAAGATCTGCTGTCAGCCCGAACCGACATCAGCAGCGTTTATATGCGCTATGCGGTGAAAGGGAACCGGGAAGAAGCCAGTCAGCTGTTGGACAAAGTGATTAACGCTTGTGAATCTTTGCTGGCGGTCGACAGCTTTGCTGCGTACGCTGAAGCAAGCGAAGAGCAAGAGCAGCTGATGCAGGAAGTGAAGAAAATCACCGACAAGTATGGCAAAGAGCAGCCGGAGCTGTGCGAAGCAATTTGCCGTGCCCGGGCGTTTAACTACTATGATTACCGGATGTTCCAGGGGATGGCGGCGAAGTCTGGCAACACGTTGTACGTGTTGACGATTAACGGCTTGCGAAAAATCTATACCCGTGTTGGTGGTTACTACTTCATGTCGAAAGAAGCCTGCGAATTGGCTTTGGCTTTCTACCGGGATATGAAGGCGCTGTGCGATAACAACCAGCCTGAGCTGGTGGGCGAGCGAATCAAGAAGTACGGTCGTGAGAGTGGGGCGATTTGGTACAGCAACCGCCTTGAAATTGCTCGCTATCTGGTTGAAGAAGAGCAATAA
- the nhaB gene encoding Na(+)/H(+) antiporter NhaB yields MAISLGNAFIKNFLGKAPDWYKLAIVAFLIINPIVFFLIDPFVAGWLLVVEFIFTLAMALKCYPLQPGGLLAIEAVAIGMTSPEQVKHELVANIEVLLLLIFMVAGIYFMKQLLLFMFTKILISIRSKTLLSLSFVVMAAFLSAFLDALTVIAVVISVTIGFYSIYHKVASGREPHASHDHTTDQHIREVSRNDLENYRAFLRSLLMHAGIGTALGGVMTMVGEPQNLIIADQAGWLFGEFILRMAPITVPVFICGVITTVLVEKFQICGYGAKLPENVRKILVDFDNEERKNRTNLDYAKLAIQVVIAVWLIVGLAMHLAAVGLIGLTVIILATSFTGITEEHALGKAFEEALPFTALLAVFFSIVAVIIDQKLFAPIIHMVLSLEGNAQMTMFYIANGLLSMVSDNVFVGTVYINEVKSALLEGAITRDQFDMLAVAINTGTNLPSVATPNGQAAFLFALTSALAPLIRLSYGRMVYMALPYTLVLSMVGLAGIEFMLVPMTDWFYDMGWLTQHAAEAVSHIAPVSGH; encoded by the coding sequence ATGGCTATTTCGTTAGGGAACGCCTTTATCAAGAATTTTTTGGGTAAGGCCCCCGACTGGTACAAACTGGCAATCGTTGCCTTTCTGATCATCAACCCGATCGTCTTTTTCCTCATCGATCCCTTTGTCGCCGGCTGGCTGTTGGTAGTCGAGTTTATCTTTACCCTGGCCATGGCTCTCAAGTGCTATCCCCTGCAACCTGGTGGATTGCTGGCCATTGAAGCCGTTGCCATCGGGATGACCAGCCCGGAGCAGGTCAAACACGAATTGGTCGCGAACATTGAGGTGCTGTTGCTGCTGATCTTCATGGTCGCCGGCATCTACTTCATGAAGCAGCTGCTGCTGTTCATGTTCACCAAAATCCTGATCAGCATTCGCTCGAAGACCTTGCTTTCGCTGTCCTTTGTTGTCATGGCCGCGTTTCTGTCCGCTTTCCTGGATGCCTTGACCGTCATCGCGGTGGTGATCAGCGTCACCATTGGTTTCTACAGCATTTACCACAAGGTTGCTTCCGGCCGTGAACCCCATGCCAGCCACGACCACACGACCGACCAGCATATCCGCGAAGTCAGTCGGAACGACCTGGAAAACTACCGGGCCTTCCTGCGCAGCCTGCTGATGCATGCCGGGATCGGGACCGCGCTGGGTGGCGTCATGACCATGGTCGGCGAACCACAGAACCTGATCATTGCCGATCAGGCCGGCTGGCTGTTCGGCGAATTTATCCTTCGCATGGCTCCTATCACCGTACCAGTCTTTATCTGTGGTGTGATCACCACAGTACTGGTCGAGAAATTCCAAATCTGCGGCTATGGCGCCAAACTGCCGGAAAACGTTCGTAAAATCCTGGTTGATTTCGATAACGAAGAGCGTAAAAACCGGACCAATCTGGATTATGCCAAGCTGGCGATTCAGGTCGTGATTGCGGTCTGGCTGATTGTCGGACTGGCCATGCACCTGGCCGCGGTTGGTTTGATCGGCCTGACGGTCATCATCCTGGCAACCTCATTTACCGGGATCACCGAAGAGCATGCCCTGGGTAAGGCATTCGAAGAAGCCCTACCGTTTACAGCCCTGTTGGCGGTGTTCTTCTCCATCGTCGCAGTAATCATTGACCAGAAGCTGTTTGCGCCCATCATTCATATGGTGCTGAGCCTGGAAGGCAACGCACAGATGACCATGTTCTACATTGCCAACGGCCTGCTGTCGATGGTGTCTGACAACGTGTTTGTCGGTACGGTTTACATCAACGAAGTAAAATCAGCCCTGCTCGAAGGTGCCATCACCCGCGACCAGTTCGATATGCTGGCGGTTGCCATCAACACCGGTACCAACCTGCCTTCGGTTGCGACCCCGAATGGTCAGGCTGCTTTCCTGTTCGCCTTGACCTCGGCGCTGGCGCCGTTGATCCGTCTCTCTTACGGCCGGATGGTCTACATGGCGCTGCCGTATACGCTGGTCCTGTCCATGGTCGGCCTGGCCGGAATTGAGTTTATGCTGGTGCCAATGACCGACTGGTTCTATGACATGGGTTGGCTGACACAACACGCCGCGGAAGCTGTATCACATATTGCTCCGGTCTCTGGACATTAA
- the dsbB gene encoding disulfide bond formation protein DsbB, giving the protein MQFLNSFSKSRLSWGLLLLFVIFFEACALFFQHVMKLDPCVMCIYERVAMLGVGLAALIGLIAPQNLVFRWLGLAGWGASAYWGLSLANEHVGYQFNPSPFATCDLFVRFPEWAPLNQWVPWMFEATGDCSKVVWTFLGQSMPQWLVIIFAANLIALAVIVLAQFFNKKTA; this is encoded by the coding sequence ATGCAATTTCTGAATTCATTTTCCAAAAGTCGCCTCTCCTGGGGACTACTGCTGCTGTTTGTCATCTTCTTTGAAGCCTGCGCACTGTTCTTTCAGCATGTCATGAAGCTTGATCCGTGCGTCATGTGCATTTATGAACGGGTTGCCATGCTAGGTGTCGGACTCGCTGCCCTGATCGGTTTGATCGCCCCGCAGAACCTCGTCTTCCGTTGGCTCGGACTGGCTGGCTGGGGCGCCAGTGCCTACTGGGGTTTATCGCTGGCCAATGAACATGTCGGTTACCAGTTCAACCCGTCCCCATTTGCCACCTGCGATCTGTTCGTCCGTTTTCCGGAATGGGCGCCGCTGAACCAATGGGTGCCGTGGATGTTTGAAGCCACCGGGGATTGCAGCAAAGTTGTCTGGACGTTTCTGGGCCAGTCGATGCCGCAGTGGCTGGTGATTATTTTCGCCGCCAATCTGATCGCCCTGGCGGTGATTGTGCTTGCCCAGTTTTTCAACAAGAAAACCGCTTAA
- a CDS encoding (deoxy)nucleoside triphosphate pyrophosphohydrolase, with amino-acid sequence MSRADGKTEILVVAGVIEKAGQYLLAQRPVDASQANLWEFPGGKVEQGETPEQALERELFEELAITTRTGCWLADSVFDYGDKVIHLKGYLSHWQAGELKLHSHQDAVWVQAGEMAEYALCPADLPIVEALLHR; translated from the coding sequence ATGAGCCGAGCGGACGGAAAAACCGAGATCCTGGTTGTGGCCGGGGTGATTGAAAAAGCCGGGCAGTACCTACTGGCTCAGCGCCCGGTTGATGCAAGCCAGGCGAATCTGTGGGAGTTTCCGGGTGGGAAAGTCGAACAGGGTGAGACGCCGGAGCAGGCCTTGGAACGGGAGTTGTTTGAAGAGCTGGCCATTACCACCCGAACGGGGTGTTGGCTGGCTGACAGCGTGTTTGATTATGGCGACAAGGTGATCCACCTGAAAGGCTATTTAAGCCACTGGCAGGCCGGAGAGCTCAAGCTGCACAGCCATCAGGATGCGGTTTGGGTTCAGGCCGGTGAGATGGCCGAATACGCCTTGTGTCCGGCTGATTTACCGATTGTTGAAGCGCTGCTGCATCGCTAA
- a CDS encoding YecA family protein, with amino-acid sequence MTELVTLPADWEGMPASFIEGALLAANANPKPTEPDVWLPVLITGGVVEEAPVLLPEAQKKALLAHFELQYCRMKAGEYQLPQAVCWQADTGVTDELRYFAEGFLSVWPSIEPNWAEQPVSDGTMRMLSALLTTCMLLVDEEATLAQMQEAGVEGMPAPQALYPQLGLMLNEVVMAADELQQGGGAQAVNPYKSVGRNDACPCGSGKKFKQCCGQS; translated from the coding sequence ATGACAGAATTAGTAACATTACCTGCGGACTGGGAAGGCATGCCGGCTTCCTTTATTGAAGGCGCACTACTTGCCGCGAACGCGAACCCAAAGCCGACGGAGCCGGATGTCTGGCTGCCGGTGCTGATCACCGGAGGCGTGGTCGAAGAAGCACCGGTGTTGTTGCCGGAAGCACAGAAGAAAGCGCTGCTGGCCCATTTCGAGTTACAGTATTGCCGAATGAAAGCGGGTGAGTATCAATTGCCGCAAGCCGTATGTTGGCAGGCGGATACCGGGGTGACGGACGAACTGCGCTATTTTGCCGAGGGTTTTCTGTCGGTATGGCCCTCTATTGAACCAAACTGGGCCGAGCAGCCGGTTTCTGACGGGACGATGCGGATGTTGTCGGCACTGCTGACCACTTGCATGCTGCTGGTCGACGAAGAAGCGACCCTGGCACAAATGCAGGAAGCGGGCGTCGAAGGAATGCCGGCGCCGCAGGCCCTGTACCCGCAACTCGGCTTGATGCTCAATGAGGTCGTGATGGCCGCCGATGAGTTGCAACAAGGCGGTGGTGCGCAGGCCGTCAACCCGTATAAAAGCGTCGGCCGGAATGATGCCTGCCCGTGCGGGAGCGGTAAAAAATTCAAACAGTGCTGCGGCCAGTCATGA